In Numida meleagris isolate 19003 breed g44 Domestic line chromosome 11, NumMel1.0, whole genome shotgun sequence, the genomic window AatggttaaaaacaaaagaactccTCACTATTCTGTTTTCAAGCCTCTAGTGCCTTCATCCAATGCTTTTTAAACCAAATGCTTATGAttgaaatataattaatttctgGCTTCAAAGGCTGAAGAGAGATCAGAAATGAAGATCAGATTACATTCACAGTAAAATACAGAGAATTTACCTAAACTCCATTGTTCTAATCCTGTAGAAAATGTGAAAGTGCAGGTATTATTAGTGGACTAATATCATATTTGTTACAGCACCTCAGCTGAAGGGATTATCATTATCAGCTTCAGAAACATAGTGTTTTCAGACTCTATAGGAAATGAGCAAAGGAGAATAAAAGAACATGCATAATAACAACTTGGAATACTCTCTGCAATCATTGTGTTCAGAAAGGTAATCTGTGATCTGTTAACAGTACTGTTACAAGGTCATCTACTAAGCCTGAAACCATCCCATTTAGTTTCTAAATGGATACAgatttttcccttgaaaaaaaCTCTCTAGGAACCACAAAAATAGCAGTACGACAGAAGTACCATGAACATCTGTGATATTGCATTAATGAAACAAAGTATTCTACAGAAGATATGCTCATCAAACAGAGATAAGGGCTGATAACAACAGTTCAATCATCCACAGATGACTCTTGGCAAACTCTCTGTGAAGTGTCTACACCATATTTATAAGAAGGCACAAATACCAGTTCAAactattattcttttaaaaatacaactgGGAAAGGAACAACTACTTGAAAAGTcgagattaaaaaaaataagggggGAGTGGGGGTGAGATGAGCACCGGGAACAAACGACTCATTTGTGAACAGAAGGACAGATTTGATTTGTGTTCAGATGCCACGACTGGCTGACCTTGGCAGCTCCTCTGAAATTTTGAGGCTCACAACATACTCTTAAAAGGCATCTTCTTCCAAAGACatatgaaattctgaaatggCCTTTAACAACAGTTCTCTTCAAAAGGTATTATGGACACCAGAAAGAGATCACACACTACACCACACAAACTAAATACTTCAGTATATAAACGTCCctcaaaaaagcagcaagataGTAACAGAATACTTGTCTTCTAGACTGAAGATTGTAGAGTaaaatcatacttttttttccttgaagaacgATAACCTGGAACATAACAAGGCTCCATAGCAATTATCATTCAGTGACAGTTTACATGTGTGTTCTCACCAGATGTATGGCTGTCATGTTTCTGACTACTTTCTCCCTGCAAGGCCATCATTTCTTTATGAGCATCAACCCACCACGGTTTGTACTTCAAAACTTGCTGAACAGCTTCATCTTCAAAAAAGTCAgctctgggaaaagaaaaaagtaatatgctgtttatttcagttcatATTCTATGTGGGTATATTTCAATGCACACGCAGCATATACCTAACTTGGCTCCAGGGTGTCTTACAAAACTTAGAAATACAACtccaaaaaataacaaattccaTCATCGcctgttctttattttcatatcaTTTTATCTTGTAATATCCCTTCCTTACTTCTCTAGCTTTCCTAGGCCAATCAGAAACCTAGAAAATTACTGAATCTGCAGTATGACATGAAGGCAAACaaacttcatttgttttggaTATATCTGAAGGAAAACACTCCGAAAAGAAGACTTCTCATAGAGTGTCACACAGGCAGCAAACTTGACTTTATTGGTAAGTTTGCTCACTTTCAAAGCAAGTACACTTTGGAGAGAAATGGTGTGCAGCTAAAGAGCAAAGACAAAAGTAGGGATAAGGACTGACTTAAGTAAACAAATGCACGTCTTTGCCAGGTGGAAAAGGAAGGGTTGTATGTGAATTACGGAAGAGGCACAACCCAGCACATTCTAAAGCCAAGCATCCATAGAGAAAGCACATACATTCCAACTGAAGTACTCTTACCTCATCTGGTGAAATAAATGAGTACTCACAGGTAATGATCAGCATCAAACTTGGCAGCTTCAGCTTCTAGGCGCCTCATCTTACGTTCATCTGTTGGAGTTTGGTCTGGATCCTTAAGGTCTACAACATCACCAAGTTCATCCTGAAAATGCAACCAAAGTGAGGTGATAGAGCCACAGATAAAGTGTGCAAGATTTCTTTAGTAAAAGTTCAGGAAGGATGTTgttctattttcctttcaaatcttTCAGGCTCTGTTGTACAAATAAAACATCAAGATTTCAAGGAGTTGCAATTATCACAAATTCTAAGGCACCTTCAAACATCACAAATTCTATTAAGGTCTATTTACCACAAGGCAGGCAGGTTCTTCCGCGTTATTATGAAAACTGTATTGTTTAGCAAAAACACCCAAGcacaaagagataaaaataaaatttttttatGACTCTTGAGATTAATCCTCCACTCTGAAGTGGCCATACATTAATCAACAAGCAATTGCAGTGCCCTTTGAAACATCAGGAAGTAGTGGTACGCTTATGCTGATGAGAAACGGACTACTTAGAAATTTCACAGTAATAAGTCAGTGTATATATCCTAACAGAATACAAATACTTTCTCCATAAATAGCAATCATTCTGGCTCCAAGACCTTAAATCACTACAATTCATGTAGTAATAATTTACAGAGTTatatgatttgttttaaaaagctacTACTTAAATTGCTTGGTGAAAGAATTTAagtagaaaattaaagaaatataatCCACTACTTTAATAAAAGCTCTGTATGCTACAAAAATTACTATCCTACCTAGCATGTTACTGGTTGTAGATTAGCTTTTGTCTgtttacaaataaaatgaactgcTGAACATCCAGGAGCAAagtaaagacattttaaagctCCTGATCTACCAACTAATCCACAGAAGAAATATACTAAGAATTGGGCAAGGGAGAAGAACTGTTACCCAATGATCTCCTCCTGCCTACAGAATGAACCAGGAAGCCCACCCAACAAGAAAGGTACTTGAAACTTTTAtgataggaaaagaaaagaacgCATCTACCTGCAGCCGCTGGAAGACCCCTGACCGCAAATTCCCAAATCCATAGTAGTTCTGAAGTGGTAGAgggctttctgcagcttctttatAAAGGGTCTGCTCTATTTCCCAGTCaaaatcttcttcctcctcctcctccaattCAGCAGGGGCACCTGGGTATATTGCACgaccagagaaagaaaactattaCGTAAGGAATATATATGATTTAAAGAAAGGCAAACACTGATaacaaaataagcattttttttatttcatcttttaagaaaactttttcaACACTGGGCTAACTATaacttaaagaaaatggaagaaaaagggaaaagaggtaAACACGTGAACTGCACAACTCCAAGGCCCATCTAGTTGACTGAGAATATCCTGAGAATTTCCCTACACAGCAAACCAGGCAGCCTGAATGAAAATCAGCCATAACAGACTTCATGCAAAGGTAAGAAGGCAGCAAGCcaagtatttgttttctctgttggtGGTAACACATTAATTCCCTACTATGGATGCTCAGAATTTAAAGTTTTGTTGGACCTTGGCTACCTCCCTCTCCGAAGTGCAGCCTTCTCAAAAATATAATTCTTGTCACCTGTAACATGCAAAAGTATCACCTGCTTTAACACACAAGCCCCATTTTCCAATTCCATCCTAACACTGAAGGGTGGCACGTGCCTACATGCTCACATTGGACTAGACTGCCTCTATCACAAAGGAGTTTGgtgaactacaaaaaaaaaaaatcactggttATTCAAGTGTTTCAGAGAGTGAATGCATACATCAATGAGCCATAGGTCCTGCTCTAGATtcaaaaaatttcagaaatagagACCAGGAAAACTAAAGCTTTGAGTATACTTGCTCAAAATCTACAACAATTGTTCCACTGATTTCAACAAGATCAGGATTTTATTCCAAGAGAACCGTGAGAGGAACATAATGAAGTTATCCATAATTTAAGACAGATATCCACAAAATTAAACATGGATAGTCACATCTGCTGTAAAATACTTATGTTAAGCAAGTCATCCACTAGAACGTGTGGTTTTAATTAGCTTCTGCCCTCAGAGCCAAAAGACTAGTTGTGCTATCTTGCAGTAGACTCACATGTGTGTTTATTCTACAACCACTAGAGGGGTACAAAGATCTGCAGAGGATTAGcatatattaaatacattttgaaaaaaatgttctagCTATAGGCTTAGTTATGATTACAAGTATTAACTCTCACAAGACGTTCCTTTCAATAATTCACAATAATTCCAGATTCATTCAATTCAAACTCAATTCATTCACTCAAACTCTGTTTGTACCTCCAACTAGATAATAACAGAAACAcgctttttattattttattacatatATTGCTGTGTAGATCTATTTCTGTAACTATTTCATTCTGTACTTATATTGATAACATAAATAAGTTTTTGTCATACCTATCTCCTCCACtaaatgttttgctgttcttgATTTCTTCGGTGCTAAAAGAGATGTCAGCATGTCCAATCCTTCAAAATACTGCCCAGGACTCTCCTTAGGTAACTGAATTGTAAAAGTCCCTTACAATAAAGTCAGAATACAGTTATCAGATTAAAATAATCaaggcaaacaaaaatgttcatttttcctctATTGAAAAAGGCTCATGGAAATTAGGGTACATGCAAGTAGCATTTTATTATGCACCAATCTCCGTACGTTTTTAAACTTCCATAACAAATTTTACAAAAAtcaaagatgttaaaaaaatgaaagagagaatttAACAAACTGTGGTCTCCTACACaccaagagaaaacaaacttcagtGAATTGTCATCAGCAGATGATCATAGGAAGCTATTCAACATTCTGATTATTGTTTCAAGTACGAAACGAAGGCTTTGTAAGCGTATTCATAAACAGAAAGGCTTATTTCAAAACGTACTTACTTTATTCCAGAAACACCTTCCACCTTTAAGTGTGGATAAAGCGTTTCCTCTTAAGACTTAGTCAAGAGAACGTCTCAGGATTATCCCATTTCTGCTTAGTACTACTGTTCTTCACAGATTCACAAGACtttgaaaaattacatatttgAACAATGGCAAGTCTGCCTCCAATGGTGCTTGAAGAGAACTTCTAcatgtttttcattattatgaCAGTTGCAGACGTCATTTGAGCTTAACGATAGCCTACGtacaaatgttcagcaagtttgtttgttttttaataccACGTAACACAGGAGAAGTTAAGTTCACTTACAGGATCATACACTTTGCTAAAAGTTCTATGCATTTCCAGTGCAAGAAAACATAAGTTAGTGAAGAGTTAGTATTCTTCATGACAAATACACTAAAGATATTAAATGGTACCTTTGTCTGTATCATAAGATGCTTTTTCTCTGCCATTTTCCACAACTCTTccaggaagtgtcaatctgtgtggaaaaaaaaaaaaatgagatgtctCATTGAATGCCTGACTAATTCCGCAACTTAATATCTCAGCACATAAAAATGTAAGGCAAGTTCCAAAAGCAGTACAAACAACTTAACTACATGATTCCTGTTGGCAATAATGGAAGTCATGAAGTAAAATCTCTCTGCGGCTCTAAGTCAACGACAAGGTCACAGCCAGCACAGGCACAATATTCTTGGCACTATCTTGACCATTTGGAGGAGTCTGTAATTCAAAAATTCTAAACATATCCACAGTGACAGGACGAGACAACCAACCCAGAGCATTCCACCAAACCTAGTAAAATCCTTTGTGGTCTACAAATATATAGAGAGAAGTATAACcaacaaaacaggaaatagaaaacaagaaggGTTAATGGCTCACCAGCTCCTACATGGCAAAGGTTCTCTCAGCATTTCCATATTGAGATTGCTGCTTGTTCCTTTTCTATAGCATAGCGAGGAACTCGTTACAAGACAAAGCCTGGAACATCACTCCCTGGCACCTGCACTACATGGCTTTATGCACTTATGATGCATGAGTACATCAAAATCCATTCCTCACAAAACACATTGAACCTGACTCTCAACAGGCAAAGGACACACACTATACAACTTAAGTGCATCCAAAGAATTTAACTGTCAGTTTACTACTAAAAGTCAATGCTAatgtaaagttaaaaaaaaaaagttacttaaGCTCTTTTTAAAGTGACTTAACACCTGGAAACAAATATACCAGACCCATAAAAACAATACCATGCAGAAAATGGGCTGTGTGCAGCCTACAGTGTGACAGCTGTAGACAAGGAACGTTCAGAAGGACTcgaaatgaaattcattttctactgacatttattttatcaagtctgaatttttttaaatgctttctctACTTGCCTGAGAAAGTAAGGCTTAgcataaaatttaaaatcttcccCTTCAAAAAACAAGTCAAGCTCTGACACTCTTGCATAAGGTACTCTGATGATTATCGTAAGAAAATCTGGATCCTGGCTCAGCTCAAAATCTGGGGTTATCATGATGAATCcagcaggagaagcagccaCCGGCAGCGTGGCCCTGTAAGAGAGGGGAACCAGAAAAGATAATTGCAGCTTCCACTTTGTGGCAGTACAAAGCGTCTCCTGAAGACTCTCTAAGGCCATTTCTGATTCTCACATAAATGCACagtcaagaagaaaacacttacgacaacagcaacaaaaaacgTATTCCCATTGAACGTACCTTGCTGCACTGCTAGAAACAATTTAAcgcaaacaaacagaaacatttggAGCACGGGGAATTAATCCCACTCATTACCGGCGCACCACGTCCAGTCCCAGAATTTGACAACTTCTGTAAACTGTTTCAAACCTCACACGGAGCTGACCGTAAAGCAGCGCCCAAAATACCGAAGAACGGCAGCGCAAACCGACCGACCCTGCTGTGCCTCCCGCTCCGCGCGAGGGCTGCACCCGCGGCCCATCTCGGGGCCGCAGTTCCGGGCACGCGAGAGGAACCCGGTAACCAACCCACCCAGTTCCCGCCCGGCAAACGTGAAAGCCGCACCTGGCGTGACGGAAAGGGACGAGCCGGGCTCCGTCGAGAGTTCCGAGCTCCCGATGACAACTCCACACCGTCCCGCACCGCCGCGCGCTCAGCAGCCGCCCGCCCTCACCGCGCCTGTGTGGAGCCGGAGCAGGCGGCGCGCATGCGCGGGCGGGAAGGGCTCCGCCCCGAGGTCCGCCCGCCCGCGGAGAACGGCGGGagcagcgcggggctgcgggtGTCCGTCACGCTCTCTGACAGAATGGGAAGCGCCCGTGAGGAATCCCGGGTATAGACTTTGTTTGTTAACGACTGACGATCTGGCGGCCTGGTGTGAGAGACGTCTAACGATCCTAACAGGTGAAAGCAGTATTTAATCAAGATCTTCGCCTTCAACAGCTGTTGGTGTAATCCTtataaaaggaacaaaatgctGCTCAGAAGGTATGGAATGCTGTAAGGAGAAGGCTGCCCACATAACTCCAGCCCTGTGGTAGCTGCAGACCTCACAGTGGTTGGACATTGTGCCTTCAGCTGGCTTGCAGTGCTTGTCTCAGCCCAGCCCAGGTGCTGAGCATCTCTGTGGCCACTGGAACCCATGGCATGGCTGACATGTCCCTGCTGACATTGTGCAGAAGACCAGAGAGAGTCAGTTGTACAAGGATGAGTCCCAAGCCACCCAAAAGTAAGTGActcatagagtcattaaggttgggaaaaaatcatctagtccaaccacagcacatgcccactgcccacatccctcagtgcgGGCTCTGCATGGCGGTACCCGAGCAGGGGCTGCTCTCTCCCTGGGTTGGCAGCGTGAGCTGGTGCCCTTGGCCTCCACGCCTGAACAAAAGAGCCAACCAAGCTGAGGTCACACCTACATCTCGGTGAGGAGAGCTTAATTACTCACTGGATCTCACTGCCCCAGGATTTTCCGAGGCCAGCTACTGGGATGTGCTTGAGGAACATTCCCTGCAGATGCTCAGTGTCGGGCTGGACCGGGCCCTGAGCACCCTGACTGAGCTGCAGATGTCTgtgttcactgcagggcagctgggctaggtgacctttaaaagccccttccaactcaaacaattctgtgattagaccgcaaagggaggagaaaagagatgaaaaggtATACTTAAGTCCCAGCGTCTCAGTGTTCATATTCCTTCACTGTTCTGCAAGTTCCACAGTTGCTCCCCCTACGATCCTCCTTCCAGCCGGTGGGGCAGGCAGGGACGGGCTGCAGGATGCCCGCCCAGCCTGCCTGTTCCTCAGCCCGAGCAGGTGAAACCTTTTTCTCCCGCTCATCGCCTTTCCATCCACACTTACACTCGCCGCACCGAACACCTACGCGAGGAGAGACCTTTGGGAACTTGGAAATCTGAGGTACCTTCGAGTAACGCATCGTGCCTGCTGCTAGCGCCGCGAAGCCCAGCCTCTCCCTACCACCGGGAAACGCGATGACCGTCATTAATTCACCGCCATCGGGCTTCGCACGAAGCGTCCGCGCTCCCGTTACTCCGCGAGCGCTGCGCGGGGGTGCGGCTACTCCAGAGAGTACGGTAGGGCGCGCCCCGCCCCCGCTGCCGGGCGCCGGCCGGGGCTCGGNNNNNNNNNNNNNNNNNNNNNNNNNNNNNNNNNNNNNNNNNNNNNNNNNNNNNNNNNNNNNNNNNNNNNNNNNNNNNNNNNNNNNNNNNNNNNNNNNNNNNNNNNNNNNNNNNNNNNNNNNNNNNNNNNNNNNNNNNNNNNNNNNNNNNNNNNNNNNNNNNNNNNNNNNNNNNNNNNNNNNNNNNNNNNNNNNNNNNNNNCCCTCGGCCGCCGGCAGCCGAGGCTCAGCCGGAGCCCCCCGCGGAGGAGCGCGCCCGGGGGCGGACTCGCCGCTGCCAGGTAACGGCGGGGCTCGGGAGCCCCACGCGATCGCCCCCCGGGTTGCTCCGCTTTAAGCGTGCTGGCTTGCGTGTGCGTGGTTTAGCTGAGCGCGTGTGCGCCGGAGATGCCACGAAAGTGGAGGCTTCGCGCTGTGCGGGCGGGAGCTCCTCTGCGTGCCAGCGATTCTCCGAACCGGCGGCTTTTCCCGGAGTTCTGGCCTTGTTTCGAAGGCTGGCGTGCGCGATGTGGCGCTCGCTGGCTCAGGAGCTGCTGTCAGCGCTGAGAGCGAGACCTGCTCGGATTTAATGCTGCGGGGAGATGAAAGGTGGCTGGCTCCTTTTGTGCTTTGCCGCTGCTTTCCAAACTGCTTGGCGCCGTCAGGTTTTAAGCTGCTCGTATTTTGTTTTAAACGCTTTTTATGCAGAACTGTAGCAGAAAAGAGATTGAAATTGTGGTGTGTTGTGTTCCCTTTTTCAGGGCCTTACAGatggattatttaaaaaaaaaaaccgtattctaattacttaaaaaatgaCATGGGCAGTGTCCTTTCAGTGGCTGGAGGACTGCTTTCCCTGTTGCATTCCAACTGTATTATGGTCAGTGTGACCTCATATCTAATTAACTTGGTATGTCTTTGTGTCTTTGATTCATGATTTCACAGAGATGTTCTGAATGAAAGGCCACTCCTGTTTCTTGAGCTCTTATCCCTTAACTTACTGAAGCAGTCGGTTTCGTGCAAGCATTGTTACCCTCCTGAATGCAGGAGATGTTTACTGTGGCTGGGAATGCATCATGGACAGAATTCAAATGCATGCATTAAAGCAGGATTATTTCCATTAGCAACTGTACCTcctgaagtcatttttctttaaggCATATCTCCGCAATTATCATGGAAATCGAGAACTCTGAAGGAGGGAGCCCAGGAAGTATGAAACTGCTGGAGAGTGTAAACAACTGCTCCATTTCAATGAGCTTTTCACTGTGCATCTTCATGATTCAAAAGTTGACGTTATCAGGCTTTTCTATTATTTAGTGACTTTGCCAGTACTTTTTGCAAAAGCTGTAGACTTTCTGTCGTTCTGCAGTGCAGAACTGTAGTAGCAACAGAGTGAAATGGGAGATTTCAACCTTGTCTTTGCTTTGAatttgggttgttttttctctcatgtttatTGGCAGTGTGTGATCCTGTACTGTTGACACCAGCAAGGGTTGCATTGTAAAGCTGTTGGAGGAGATGCCTGCcttcttggggaaaaaagctaTCTGCTAACAGGGGCCATGCTGGTACAGATCACATCCACACCAGCACGAGGAAGGTGTCAGGCAATGGGATCTGCTTGTCTTAAAAGTCTGATCCAAAATACTCTGCAAACAGTGTAGAGGCTGTTCTCATAGGCTTGAATTCGGAACAGAGGAAAGAGACAGTGCTTTAACTAGGTGTTAGCCTCAGGAGTGAGTGTTCCCATTCCTTCAGTAGGATTTCCTCATGCAGGTGCTTACAGTAAAGCGTATCAAATGTAAAATGCTGAATTGAGGTCATTGTTACTTGTTCATTCCTATAATataatgattattttaattactcCTTATGAGCCAAGGGAGACTTTTTACATCAATATGAGAGGTGGTGTGTGGTCTGATTCCTTCAGGATGGGAGATCTGATGGtggtgtgtgtgtttgtggaCTGCAGGTAACTTCAGTGAAGTTCTGTGTGAATGTGGAAAGTTGTTTGGTTCCGTTTTCCCAAGTTGCTGAGTGTAGTGTTGCCAGAAGAATGCAGGTTTTTGTCCGAACAAACTGAAAATGGGATGTGTGCTGGGTTTGCAAGGTCGTGCTGCAGGCTTGGTGGGCTGTAGCTTCACTGGGGTTCTCTAATATTGCTTTCTGTAGTTGCATGAGAACAAGAGAAGACATTCAATTTTCAATCTTTAAGGCATGCATGTTTCTTCTAATCTAAGTAGTCATACGTGATAACAGCTTTACTGCTGTGCGTTACCAGCTGGCTGGTGCCTGGCAACCATTGGTGAATTCTTACGTGCTCTGCCTCGGTTGTTAGATGACTTGGGCAAATCCGAAGGTAAGCATTGCGTTCTGGTTAGCTTGCAAAGCTAATTTTTGACGGTGGTTTTACTGACGATTCCTTTTGGAAGTAGCAAGTCCCGTGGCTTCAACAGGATTTTCTCCATATGAAGAAGTGCACGTGTGCCAGACCAATGTGTGTGAGGTATCGTAAGGGAGAAGAGTTCTTTCACATTTGAAGGGCATATGTGACCGCACTTTCTTCCAGGAAACTAAATATGCTTAACAGAAACTTTTCCAAAGCTAAACATATCTT contains:
- the SHQ1 gene encoding protein SHQ1 homolog isoform X3, with the protein product MITPDFELSQDPDFLTIIIRVPYARVSELDLFFEGEDFKFYAKPYFLRLTLPGRVVENGREKASYDTDKGTFTIQLPKESPGQYFEGLDMLTSLLAPKKSRTAKHLVEEIGAPAELEEEEEEDFDWEIEQTLYKEAAESPLPLQNYYGFGNLRSGVFQRLQDELGDVVDLKDPDQTPTDERKMRRLEAEAAKFDADHYLADFFEDEAVQQVLKYKPWWVDAHKEMMALQGESSQKHDSHTSVIFSEEEREQLRKFTNKSYLLDKRSRHHAYLGLIDILLAYCYEICVSEGDKNVESSWNVRKLSATLCWLECFTSIHDVLVSFGRRVVCYPLYRHFGLVTRAFNDTVMILQLGRAAVLKCLLDIHKIFRESDPAYILNDLFITDYCIWIQKIKVDLRKVNDCIPSWAFKRCTL
- the SHQ1 gene encoding protein SHQ1 homolog isoform X2, with protein sequence MITPDFELSQDPDFLTIIIRVPYARVSELDLFFEGEDFKFYAKPYFLRLTLPGRVVENGREKASYDTDKGTFTIQLPKESPGQYFEGLDMLTSLLAPKKSRTAKHLVEEIGAPAELEEEEEEDFDWEIEQTLYKEAAESPLPLQNYYGFGNLRSGVFQRLQDELGDVVDLKDPDQTPTDERKMRRLEAEAAKFDADHYLADFFEDEAVQQVLKYKPWWVDAHKEMMALQGESSQKHDSHTSVIFSEEEREQLRKFTNKSYLLDKRSRHHAYLGLIDILLAYCYEICVSEGDKNVESSWNVRKLSATLCWLECFTSIHDVLVSFGRRVVCYPLYRHFGLVTRAFNDTVMILQLGRAAVLKCLLDIHKIFRESDPAYILNDLFITDYCIWIQKIKSEILQTTVIHVVASPSSDSYSKGDLLQQEK